The Pyrodictium delaneyi genome contains a region encoding:
- a CDS encoding ATP/GTP-binding protein, translated as MGKVIVVFVGPAGSGKSTLVAAYAKWLREGDASVYTVNLDPAAETLPYEPSLDVRSIVDAREVARKYGLGPNGALVKSMELVTERLEEITSKIAAAEADYVLVDTPGQMEVFLFRDLSWRLAEALRGISPESYAVFVLDASVIRDPADYAFLVTMATAVQLRLGLETAPVLNKIDLVPDVEITGDLLRDFGRVSRALREAGSVYAEMLREMLRVLLKYNRRVEVPRVSALKGEGIEELHRLVLEMSCSCGDLS; from the coding sequence ATGGGCAAGGTGATAGTTGTCTTCGTGGGGCCTGCAGGTAGCGGCAAGTCGACCCTAGTAGCAGCCTACGCCAAGTGGCTACGAGAGGGCGATGCCAGCGTCTACACTGTGAACCTCGACCCAGCGGCGGAGACGCTACCGTACGAGCCAAGCCTGGACGTGAGGAGCATCGTGGACGCCAGGGAGGTTGCACGGAAGTATGGGCTCGGCCCTAACGGGGCGCTAGTCAAGAGCATGGAGCTGGTAACGGAGAGGCTGGAGGAGATAACGTCGAAGATAGCTGCGGCCGAAGCCGACTACGTGCTCGTGGACACGCCGGGTCAGATGGAGGTATTCCTCTTCCGTGACCTCTCCTGGAGGCTCGCCGAGGCCCTCCGGGGCATCAGCCCCGAGAGCTACGCGGTATTCGTCCTAGACGCCTCGGTGATTAGGGATCCCGCCGACTACGCGTTCCTAGTAACCATGGCTACAGCAGTACAGCTAAGACTAGGGCTCGAGACAGCCCCGGTGCTAAACAAGATAGACCTAGTACCCGACGTAGAGATCACCGGCGACCTGCTACGCGACTTCGGCCGCGTCTCCCGCGCGCTACGCGAGGCCGGCAGCGTCTACGCCGAGATGCTCCGCGAGATGCTACGAGTACTGCTCAAGTACAACCGCCGTGTCGAGGTCCCAAGGGTCTCCGCCCTAAAGGGTGAAGGAATCGAGGAGCTACACCGGCTAGTACTCGAGATGAGCTGTAGCTGCGGCGACCTCAGCTAA